In the genome of Granulibacter bethesdensis CGDNIH1, one region contains:
- a CDS encoding DUF2147 domain-containing protein, with protein MAALILMPCRGWSAEPDPLLGPWLTQDREAVIELVQCKPRSDRSGQLGLCGRIKGITLDHPDDPMPVDVWGRPQCGETIIETGPRDADGHWPGRILDPRKGSWYSVSLWIGPDGNLRVRGYIGISLFGETQSWTRYHGRLRTDCLMQRMAKAD; from the coding sequence ATGGCTGCGCTCATTCTGATGCCATGCCGGGGATGGAGCGCGGAGCCTGATCCGTTACTGGGTCCATGGCTTACACAGGATCGGGAAGCGGTGATCGAACTGGTGCAGTGCAAGCCCCGCAGCGATAGGTCGGGTCAATTGGGGCTATGTGGTCGTATCAAGGGTATCACCCTTGATCATCCGGATGATCCGATGCCGGTGGATGTCTGGGGGCGCCCACAATGTGGGGAGACCATCATCGAAACTGGTCCCCGCGATGCAGACGGACATTGGCCGGGCAGGATTCTCGATCCCCGCAAGGGCAGCTGGTACAGCGTATCCCTGTGGATCGGGCCGGATGGAAATTTGCGGGTGCGTGGCTATATCGGCATATCGCTGTTCGGAGAGACACAGAGCTGGACCCGCTATCATGGCCGTTTGCGCACGGATTGCCTGATGCAACGCATGGCCAAAGCGGATTAG
- a CDS encoding YbfB/YjiJ family MFS transporter: MTSSRVTIAAAQGKAIMTALAGMLGFILIMGFGRFAYTAILPLMIREGSVTVHGGSLLATVNLAGYLVGALSGMAAGERSRPMLLWGMVLTALGLIGMGMTGYHPAWQGLRFLSGVASAWGLVGITHWSMRRLVASGHGHWRGIVFSGPGFGIMITGLLVPMMAGHGMRVAGIWLWLGILAAFGGALVLAASWRENMPVHPPIVMPLHIFTPASGPQFRLPKAMLAVAYGISGACYIVPATFLPLIAREVLPGGGLDQFLWPVMGLMAGLSTILCGFVPPRHHARTLVLVYLCEAVGIVIPVFLPSLAGLALSSVLVGSTMMLGVMLSMDAAKNRYHDPSLVAMLTAGYAAGQVVGPYMAGTLYQYTHSFLPSLAVAGAWLALSALLSVLEPMIWGKRRLAMDQDSRDTAQSNAASKEAIPAA, from the coding sequence ATGACTTCTTCCCGCGTGACCATTGCTGCTGCCCAGGGCAAGGCCATCATGACGGCATTGGCCGGTATGCTGGGTTTTATCCTGATCATGGGGTTCGGTCGGTTCGCGTATACCGCTATCCTGCCCCTGATGATCCGGGAGGGGAGCGTCACGGTCCATGGCGGCTCATTGCTGGCGACGGTTAATCTCGCCGGCTATCTGGTGGGTGCGCTCAGCGGTATGGCAGCGGGGGAACGTAGCCGTCCCATGCTGCTATGGGGGATGGTCCTGACCGCGCTGGGTCTGATCGGTATGGGGATGACCGGATATCATCCGGCGTGGCAGGGGCTGCGTTTCCTGTCCGGTGTCGCCAGCGCATGGGGGCTGGTTGGTATCACGCATTGGAGCATGCGGCGTCTCGTAGCGTCCGGTCATGGCCACTGGCGCGGCATTGTTTTCAGCGGTCCCGGCTTCGGCATCATGATCACGGGCCTTTTGGTGCCCATGATGGCCGGGCATGGAATGAGGGTTGCCGGGATATGGCTCTGGCTGGGAATACTGGCTGCTTTCGGCGGTGCGCTGGTGCTGGCTGCGTCATGGCGGGAGAATATGCCCGTTCATCCCCCCATTGTTATGCCGCTCCATATTTTCACGCCCGCCAGTGGTCCGCAATTCCGGCTTCCGAAGGCGATGCTGGCGGTTGCCTATGGAATTTCAGGGGCCTGTTATATCGTGCCGGCGACCTTTCTGCCGCTGATCGCGCGGGAGGTTCTGCCGGGCGGTGGGCTGGATCAGTTTCTCTGGCCTGTCATGGGGTTGATGGCCGGCTTGTCCACCATCCTGTGCGGATTTGTGCCGCCCCGGCATCATGCGCGTACGCTGGTGTTGGTCTATCTGTGTGAGGCAGTCGGGATCGTGATCCCGGTTTTCCTGCCTTCTCTGGCCGGGCTGGCATTGAGCAGCGTGCTGGTCGGATCAACCATGATGCTGGGCGTGATGCTGAGCATGGATGCAGCCAAAAACCGCTATCATGATCCCTCTCTGGTGGCGATGCTCACGGCTGGATATGCGGCTGGGCAGGTGGTCGGCCCGTATATGGCAGGGACGCTTTATCAGTACACGCATTCGTTTCTGCCCTCTCTGGCTGTGGCGGGGGCATGGCTTGCGCTTTCGGCTCTGCTT
- a CDS encoding ArnT family glycosyltransferase: MELYRLRHPDLACALMEKARRPAGVPWIAALTVLTLVRLAVAAWMPLSPDEAYYWIWSRALDLSYLDHPPMVAWWIRIGTTLVPDGAAWLPLGVRLLGPVSAALGSILLVKAGTDLFASRTAGLKAALLLNATLFLGAGSVIMTPDTPLLFFCVLLLFALGRIVASARDGVGQGGWWLLAGLAAGCGLLSKYTAALPIMGMGLWLLDQKASFRWVRRWQPWAGLMVAAVLFSPVILWNMQHGWASFIKQGGRNGAFHWTFRYLGELLGGQAGLATPGVFLLCAAGAGQAFRIWLRQRRQVEPAELATAALLAALTLPGIIFLEHALGDRVQANWPALLYPAACLAAAGLLPGWRWFRVASVLGLGITALVYMQATLMPLPLPPKLDPAASRMGGWQAMAQKAAELARANGMKAVVADNYDLASELAVYLPVDVQAWGMEPRWRLFRLPCVKADGASVLLIETAKRKEPPDPLDWADLQSLGDVLRQHDGRVIEIYHLYRARPLGAATLLPRQP, translated from the coding sequence GTGGAATTATACCGTCTCCGCCACCCTGATCTGGCGTGCGCGCTGATGGAGAAGGCGAGGCGGCCGGCAGGAGTGCCATGGATCGCCGCTCTGACGGTCCTAACCCTGGTGAGATTGGCGGTAGCGGCATGGATGCCGTTATCGCCGGATGAGGCCTATTACTGGATATGGTCGCGTGCTTTGGATCTGTCCTATCTGGACCATCCACCGATGGTGGCGTGGTGGATAAGGATTGGCACTACTCTGGTGCCTGACGGGGCCGCATGGCTTCCGCTGGGTGTCAGACTACTGGGGCCAGTATCGGCGGCGCTCGGGTCCATATTACTGGTCAAGGCCGGGACAGACCTGTTTGCCTCCCGCACGGCCGGGCTGAAAGCGGCGCTGCTGCTGAATGCCACGCTGTTTCTGGGGGCAGGTTCGGTGATCATGACACCGGATACCCCACTGCTGTTTTTCTGCGTACTGCTGCTGTTTGCTCTCGGACGCATCGTGGCTTCTGCACGAGATGGGGTGGGGCAGGGAGGATGGTGGCTGCTGGCAGGACTGGCTGCCGGGTGCGGATTACTGAGCAAATATACGGCGGCCCTGCCGATCATGGGGATGGGGCTGTGGCTGCTGGATCAGAAAGCGTCGTTCCGTTGGGTCAGACGTTGGCAACCATGGGCCGGCCTGATGGTGGCGGCGGTCTTGTTCTCCCCGGTGATCCTGTGGAATATGCAGCATGGCTGGGCCAGTTTTATCAAGCAGGGTGGCCGTAACGGAGCCTTTCACTGGACTTTCCGCTATCTGGGTGAGTTGCTTGGCGGGCAGGCAGGGCTGGCAACGCCGGGTGTTTTTCTGCTTTGTGCGGCTGGGGCCGGTCAGGCTTTTCGCATCTGGTTGCGGCAGAGGAGGCAGGTTGAGCCTGCTGAACTGGCGACCGCCGCGTTGCTGGCGGCCCTGACTCTGCCGGGAATCATTTTTCTGGAACATGCGCTGGGTGACAGGGTGCAGGCCAACTGGCCCGCCCTGCTTTATCCTGCTGCCTGTCTGGCGGCGGCTGGATTGCTGCCGGGCTGGCGGTGGTTCCGGGTTGCGAGTGTGCTGGGGCTGGGGATCACCGCACTTGTCTATATGCAGGCGACCCTGATGCCTCTGCCCTTGCCGCCGAAACTGGACCCGGCAGCTTCTCGCATGGGGGGATGGCAAGCCATGGCGCAGAAGGCGGCAGAACTCGCCAGGGCAAACGGCATGAAAGCCGTCGTGGCCGATAATTACGATCTTGCCTCTGAATTGGCTGTTTATTTACCGGTTGATGTTCAGGCATGGGGTATGGAACCTCGCTGGCGCCTGTTCCGTCTACCTTGCGTCAAAGCGGATGGCGCATCGGTCCTGCTGATTGAAACAGCAAAGCGGAAGGAACCTCCCGATCCGCTGGATTGGGCTGACCTTCAGAGTCTGGGGGATGTGCTAAGACAGCACGATGGGCGGGTGATCGAGATTTATCATCTCTACCGGGCCCGACCACTGGGGGCAGCCACCCTGTTGCCACGCCAGCCCTGA
- the rodA gene encoding rod shape-determining protein RodA: MGVYERRLLNDRSAAFVNKLWRINWFFVLLLCLLAGAGYMALYAAGGGSAPYADKHLIRFAVGMVMMLAIAMTDIRIICRFAWPAYFFALGLLVLVARMGHIGKGAQRWIELGPLQLQPSELMKLFLVLALAAWFRKASWEQVGRPFFLIVPTLAVLAPAALILKEPNLGTAVITAIVGGSVFMTAGVRLWKFALILGAVAGIAPFAYHHLHDYQRQRIITFLNPESDPLGAGYNIIQSKIGLGSGGMWGQGILDGTRGNLALLPEKQTDFIFTVFSEQFGFIGGVALLCLLCLIVLSGMATGIRCRHQFGRLLALGLSVNFFMYIVVNVAMVMGAIPVGGVPLPLVSHGGSAMLCAMLGFGLLMSVHVHRDVEFEDNRDEFLTSPRFM; this comes from the coding sequence ATGGGGGTTTATGAGCGCCGCCTGCTGAATGATCGTTCAGCAGCGTTCGTCAATAAACTCTGGCGGATCAACTGGTTTTTTGTGTTGTTGCTCTGCCTGTTGGCGGGGGCGGGATATATGGCCCTTTATGCCGCAGGGGGTGGATCCGCACCGTATGCCGACAAGCATCTGATCCGTTTTGCCGTCGGCATGGTGATGATGCTGGCCATTGCCATGACGGATATCCGGATTATCTGCCGTTTCGCGTGGCCTGCCTATTTTTTTGCTTTGGGACTGTTGGTCCTGGTGGCCCGTATGGGTCATATCGGCAAGGGTGCCCAAAGATGGATCGAACTGGGGCCTTTGCAGCTTCAGCCCAGCGAGTTGATGAAGCTGTTTCTGGTCCTCGCCCTCGCTGCCTGGTTCCGCAAAGCGTCGTGGGAGCAGGTTGGCAGGCCGTTTTTTCTGATCGTCCCGACCCTTGCAGTGCTGGCTCCCGCAGCGCTGATCCTGAAGGAGCCAAATCTCGGCACCGCTGTGATTACGGCCATCGTGGGTGGCTCCGTCTTTATGACGGCAGGGGTGAGGCTGTGGAAATTTGCCCTGATTCTTGGGGCGGTGGCTGGTATCGCCCCTTTTGCGTATCATCATCTGCATGATTATCAGCGTCAGCGCATCATCACATTCCTGAACCCGGAAAGCGATCCGCTGGGGGCTGGCTATAACATTATCCAGTCAAAAATCGGTCTTGGCTCAGGGGGGATGTGGGGACAAGGCATTCTGGATGGCACTAGGGGTAATCTGGCGCTCCTGCCGGAAAAGCAAACCGACTTCATCTTTACAGTATTTTCGGAACAGTTCGGATTTATTGGGGGTGTTGCTCTGCTCTGTCTGCTCTGTCTGATCGTGTTGAGCGGTATGGCGACCGGTATCCGTTGCCGTCACCAGTTCGGGCGGTTACTGGCTTTGGGATTATCAGTCAATTTCTTCATGTATATTGTGGTGAACGTTGCGATGGTTATGGGCGCTATCCCGGTCGGAGGCGTGCCGTTGCCATTGGTATCGCATGGCGGTTCCGCGATGTTATGCGCGATGCTCGGATTCGGGCTGTTGATGTCGGTTCATGTACATCGTGATGTGGAGTTTGAAGATAACAGAGACGAGTTTTTAACGTCGCCACGTTTTATGTAG
- the mreC gene encoding rod shape-determining protein MreC — protein sequence MIRLSVPVRQALARLTLPVLMAAAFALMLLGKVDVRLAEQARTTAADLLAPIYAALDAPISAIRTVFDNVRHVTTLSHDNAVLREENQRLRRWQAVALALDDENAMLKAQLHWLPDPPAPYVTARVVADAGGIYARSVLLSTGPHAPGGGGFVRKGEIALDDRGLVGRVNEVGNRSARILLITDINSRVPVSLGKSQARAILVGTNGTRPRLLYYPDNAQPMEGERVVTSAEANAFPANLPVGIVHYNANHVPEVQPFADLSRLEAVRIFDYGLHGILPPDAKVTRVEPRQKSSARVH from the coding sequence TTGATCCGTTTATCGGTTCCCGTCCGGCAGGCTCTGGCGCGGCTGACTTTGCCGGTCCTGATGGCTGCCGCCTTTGCTTTGATGCTGCTTGGCAAGGTTGATGTCAGGCTGGCAGAGCAGGCCCGTACGACGGCGGCGGACCTTCTGGCTCCGATCTATGCCGCGCTTGATGCGCCGATCAGCGCCATCCGCACGGTTTTTGACAATGTGCGGCATGTGACGACCCTGTCCCATGACAATGCCGTGCTGCGTGAGGAAAATCAGCGCCTGCGCCGGTGGCAGGCTGTGGCGTTGGCGCTGGATGACGAAAATGCCATGCTCAAGGCACAGCTTCACTGGCTGCCCGATCCACCTGCCCCCTATGTCACGGCAAGGGTCGTTGCGGATGCGGGCGGCATTTATGCACGCTCCGTGCTCCTATCGACCGGACCGCATGCTCCAGGTGGCGGAGGCTTTGTGCGTAAGGGTGAAATCGCTCTGGATGATCGCGGGCTTGTCGGGCGGGTGAACGAGGTCGGCAACAGAAGTGCGCGTATTCTGCTGATCACAGATATAAACAGCCGGGTGCCGGTTTCTCTGGGTAAAAGCCAGGCCCGCGCCATTCTGGTCGGTACCAACGGTACGAGGCCTCGTCTGCTCTATTATCCCGACAATGCACAACCGATGGAGGGGGAGCGGGTGGTGACGAGCGCCGAAGCTAATGCTTTTCCTGCCAATCTGCCTGTGGGGATTGTTCACTATAACGCCAATCACGTGCCCGAAGTGCAGCCTTTCGCTGATCTGTCGCGGCTGGAGGCGGTGCGTATTTTCGATTACGGTCTGCATGGTATCCTGCCACCGGATGCGAAGGTGACGCGGGTGGAGCCGCGCCAGAAATCCTCCGCCCGGGTGCATTAA
- the mrdA gene encoding penicillin-binding protein 2 — translation MKREIKRSGVFTRRALALAGLQVGVIGTLAAKLYQVQVVEGQRYALLAKTNHISERLIAPPRGHVLDRFGRPVATNRLHWLATLMTEETGDPDATLDNFHRLIPLDDHDRARIARDIRRHRRFIPVVIKDYLSWEEMALIEVNAPDLPGIAIDVGTTRVYPYGDTLAHVVGYVAPPSEHDMGDDPILALPGVRIGRAGLEKFHDQPLRGRAGAMQLEVSAVGRVIRELDRQEGMPGSEVGLTIDAELQRSVIARLGDESASAVVLDAKNGEVLAMATNPSFDPSLFDHGVSQDQWKEWTRNRRAPLINKAVAGIYSPGSTFKMCVAIAGMESQLIGAGDRVFCPGYIDVGTARFHCWSKYGHGSVDMHQALKFSCDVYFYEVARRVGMDRIANVANRMGLGVELGIELPNAKRGLIPTRAWRAAKGHPWNVGDTIVAGIGQGYIQVTPLQLATYTARLATGRAIQPHLTRSIGGMVGSGTRPEDWPALDIPQAALKAVRGGMFAVVNEQHGTAPLARLPLPVQMAGKTGSTQVRRVSRELRERGNFKSENLPWEFRPHALFVAYAPYDDPQYALAVVVEHGNAGAQAAAPVARDIMMDVLSRDPANKKPGQTIAEKG, via the coding sequence ATGAAGCGGGAAATCAAACGCAGCGGCGTCTTTACGCGACGGGCTTTGGCTCTGGCCGGTTTGCAGGTTGGTGTGATCGGTACGCTGGCGGCCAAACTGTATCAGGTGCAGGTCGTGGAGGGGCAACGCTATGCGCTACTGGCCAAAACCAACCATATCAGCGAGCGCCTGATCGCGCCTCCGCGTGGTCATGTGCTGGATCGTTTCGGCAGGCCTGTTGCTACCAACAGGCTGCATTGGCTGGCAACCCTGATGACGGAGGAAACCGGAGATCCGGATGCCACACTGGATAATTTCCATCGATTGATCCCTCTGGATGATCATGACCGTGCCCGCATAGCCCGCGATATACGTCGTCATCGCCGCTTTATCCCTGTTGTCATCAAGGATTACCTCAGCTGGGAAGAAATGGCGCTGATTGAGGTTAATGCGCCCGATCTGCCCGGGATTGCGATTGATGTCGGCACGACCCGCGTTTACCCCTACGGTGATACGCTGGCGCATGTCGTGGGATATGTTGCCCCACCCAGCGAGCACGATATGGGTGATGATCCGATCCTTGCCTTGCCGGGGGTACGGATTGGCCGGGCGGGGTTGGAAAAGTTTCACGATCAGCCTCTTCGTGGTCGTGCGGGGGCGATGCAGCTGGAAGTCAGTGCTGTCGGACGTGTGATCCGGGAGCTGGACCGGCAGGAAGGCATGCCCGGTAGCGAGGTCGGCCTTACAATTGATGCTGAATTACAGCGCTCCGTCATAGCGCGGCTGGGGGATGAAAGTGCCAGCGCCGTGGTTCTGGATGCGAAAAACGGGGAGGTGCTGGCCATGGCCACCAATCCTTCCTTTGATCCATCCCTTTTCGATCATGGCGTTTCTCAGGACCAGTGGAAAGAATGGACCCGCAACCGCCGTGCGCCGTTGATCAACAAGGCCGTGGCCGGGATCTACTCACCCGGATCGACCTTCAAGATGTGTGTGGCGATCGCCGGTATGGAGTCCCAGCTTATCGGGGCAGGTGACCGGGTATTCTGCCCCGGCTATATCGATGTCGGGACGGCACGCTTCCATTGCTGGTCCAAATACGGCCATGGCTCGGTCGATATGCATCAGGCACTGAAATTTTCGTGTGATGTCTATTTTTATGAGGTCGCACGTCGGGTCGGGATGGACCGTATTGCCAACGTGGCAAATCGGATGGGTTTGGGGGTCGAGCTTGGGATCGAGCTGCCAAATGCCAAGCGAGGATTGATTCCCACCCGTGCATGGCGGGCAGCAAAGGGACATCCATGGAATGTCGGTGATACCATCGTGGCCGGGATCGGGCAGGGCTATATTCAGGTCACGCCTCTGCAACTGGCGACTTATACGGCTCGTCTGGCCACCGGCCGGGCCATACAGCCGCATCTGACCAGAAGCATCGGTGGTATGGTGGGAAGCGGCACAAGACCCGAGGATTGGCCGGCGCTCGATATTCCTCAGGCTGCCCTGAAAGCGGTTCGGGGGGGGATGTTCGCGGTTGTGAATGAGCAGCATGGTACCGCGCCACTGGCAAGACTTCCCCTGCCAGTGCAGATGGCCGGAAAAACTGGCTCTACGCAGGTCCGTCGCGTTTCCCGTGAATTGCGGGAGCGCGGTAATTTTAAATCCGAAAATCTGCCATGGGAATTCAGGCCGCATGCGCTGTTTGTCGCATATGCGCCTTATGATGATCCCCAATATGCACTGGCAGTCGTGGTGGAACATGGGAATGCGGGTGCCCAGGCCGCAGCCCCGGTGGCGAGGGACATCATGATGGATGTGCTCTCACGCGATCCGGCCAATAAAAAACCCGGACAGACAATCGCGGAGAAAGGATAA
- a CDS encoding DnaJ C-terminal domain-containing protein has translation MADPYETLGVRKDASAKDIRDAYRRLAKKYHPDVNPGDTVAETKFKDISAAHALLSDTDKRARYDRGEIDATGQERGPAYGYSRTAQGQQGNPFEGQDFADLFGDLFNGGRPRGPAKGQSTRYQMTISFLEAVNGVPKKRITMPDGKAIDLQIPPGAESGQVLRLRGQGAPGHAGGPAGDVLIALSVAPHPIYRREEQTIHLDVPITYAEAVLGAKIEVPTPRGAVTVTVPPHSDSGTKLRLRGRGVPAHGGKAAGDAIVTLRLVLGTVDPALEAFLRDHQPEQSEANPRQSLLHDAA, from the coding sequence GTGGCTGATCCATACGAGACGCTGGGTGTCAGGAAAGACGCATCCGCGAAGGACATTCGGGATGCATATCGTCGGCTTGCCAAGAAATACCATCCGGATGTGAATCCGGGCGATACAGTGGCTGAGACGAAGTTCAAGGATATTTCTGCGGCCCATGCCCTGCTGTCGGATACGGACAAGCGCGCCCGCTATGATCGCGGTGAGATTGATGCCACCGGACAGGAGCGTGGGCCAGCCTATGGATACTCCCGTACTGCTCAGGGCCAGCAGGGCAATCCGTTCGAGGGACAGGATTTTGCCGATCTTTTCGGCGATCTCTTCAATGGTGGCCGTCCGCGTGGCCCGGCAAAAGGCCAATCCACCCGTTACCAGATGACGATCAGCTTTCTGGAGGCGGTCAATGGCGTGCCTAAAAAGCGCATCACGATGCCCGATGGCAAGGCGATTGATCTTCAGATTCCTCCCGGCGCGGAAAGCGGTCAGGTGCTGCGTCTGCGTGGACAGGGGGCGCCAGGCCATGCGGGTGGTCCGGCAGGTGACGTGCTGATCGCGTTATCTGTTGCACCGCATCCCATCTATCGAAGGGAGGAGCAGACCATCCATCTGGATGTGCCGATCACCTACGCAGAAGCCGTACTGGGCGCGAAAATCGAGGTTCCTACACCGCGTGGGGCGGTAACAGTGACGGTTCCGCCACACAGCGATAGCGGAACCAAACTCCGCTTGCGGGGACGCGGCGTTCCGGCCCATGGCGGCAAGGCGGCCGGGGATGCGATCGTCACACTGCGTCTGGTTCTCGGCACGGTCGATCCGGCGCTGGAGGCGTTCCTGCGTGATCATCAGCCGGAACAATCGGAAGCCAATCCGCGGCAGTCCCTGTTGCATGATGCTGCCTGA
- a CDS encoding glycosyltransferase, producing MVEPVSSRTNACSGPVRRDGVELTVVVPCYNERANVAPMVAKLDQALKDCRWEVLFVDDNSPDGTADAARDLARHDYRVRCIKRVGRRGLSSAVIEGALACSSPFVAVIDGDLQHDETALRPMLDLLRSGACDVAVGSRHVEGGDASGLAGEWRHRLSQGGTRLAQAMLPVPLSDPMSGFFMMRQDRFEALAPRLTGQGFKILLDLLLASPEPLRVREVPCRFRDRVAGESKLNALVLIQFMALLVDKALHGLVPLRFLSFAGVGAIGLVVHLAVLITVRPFMHFHLAQLLATVVAMAMNFELNNRITYADQRLRGRRLWVGRLMFFLVCGLGAAANIGIAQMIYEMDRAWSFAGATGAMIGLVWNYTVSATLIWRAR from the coding sequence ATGGTCGAACCTGTTTCCTCACGGACAAATGCCTGTTCCGGTCCAGTCAGACGAGATGGCGTTGAACTGACAGTCGTCGTTCCCTGCTATAACGAGCGGGCGAACGTCGCTCCGATGGTCGCAAAGCTGGATCAGGCCCTGAAGGATTGTCGGTGGGAGGTTCTGTTCGTCGATGATAACAGCCCTGATGGTACGGCAGATGCGGCCCGTGATCTGGCGAGGCATGACTACCGTGTGCGCTGTATCAAGCGGGTCGGTCGCCGGGGGCTGTCCTCAGCGGTGATTGAGGGCGCATTGGCGTGCTCTTCCCCGTTTGTGGCTGTGATAGATGGTGATCTGCAACATGACGAAACGGCCCTTCGTCCGATGCTGGACCTGCTGAGGAGTGGTGCCTGCGATGTAGCGGTCGGTAGCCGCCATGTTGAAGGGGGCGATGCATCCGGCTTGGCAGGAGAATGGCGGCATCGTCTGTCACAGGGGGGGACACGGCTGGCGCAGGCGATGCTGCCGGTTCCGCTCTCTGATCCAATGAGCGGTTTTTTTATGATGCGGCAAGACCGGTTTGAGGCTCTGGCCCCGCGTCTGACCGGGCAGGGTTTCAAAATTCTGCTCGATCTGCTGCTGGCTTCACCAGAGCCTCTGCGCGTAAGGGAGGTGCCGTGCCGTTTCCGGGACCGTGTGGCAGGCGAGAGCAAGTTGAATGCGCTGGTTCTGATCCAGTTCATGGCCTTGCTGGTCGACAAGGCTTTGCACGGGTTGGTTCCGCTGCGTTTTCTTTCCTTTGCGGGGGTGGGAGCCATTGGCCTTGTGGTGCATCTGGCGGTGCTGATAACCGTCAGGCCGTTCATGCATTTTCATCTGGCCCAGCTTCTGGCCACGGTTGTCGCCATGGCAATGAATTTCGAGCTGAATAATCGCATTACTTATGCGGATCAGCGCTTGAGGGGCAGGCGTCTATGGGTTGGCCGCCTTATGTTTTTCCTGGTGTGCGGGTTGGGGGCGGCAGCTAATATCGGCATTGCCCAGATGATCTATGAAATGGATCGCGCCTGGAGCTTCGCCGGTGCGACAGGGGCCATGATCGGGCTGGTGTGGAATTATACCGTCTCCGCCACCCTGATCTGGCGTGCGCGCTGA
- a CDS encoding rod shape-determining protein, with protein sequence MFSRLLGVMSADMAIDLGTANTLVYVKGRGIVLAEPSVVAIADSRGRKQVLAVGEEAKNMLGRTPGNIQAIRPLRDGVIADFEVAEEMIKHFIRKVHSRSRFASPLIIVCVPSGSTAVERRAIQESAESAGARRVLLIEEPMAAAIGAGLPVTEPSGSMIVDIGGGTTEVAVISLGGIVYARSVRVGGDKMDEAIINYIRRNHNLLIGESSAERIKMDIGAASVPWDDDDGPWRQVKGRDLMNGVPREVVVSQRQIAESLIEPVTAIVEAVKVALENTPPELAADIVDKGIMLTGGGALLNRLDQVLRDATGLPVAVAEDPLQCVALGTGRALEEMKRLRNVLTTMY encoded by the coding sequence ATGTTTTCTCGCCTCCTTGGCGTCATGTCGGCAGACATGGCCATTGATCTTGGGACTGCCAACACGCTGGTTTACGTCAAAGGCAGGGGCATTGTACTTGCCGAGCCGAGTGTGGTCGCCATTGCGGATTCACGCGGTCGTAAGCAGGTGCTGGCAGTCGGTGAGGAAGCCAAGAACATGCTGGGCCGCACGCCTGGCAATATTCAGGCCATCCGGCCTCTGCGCGATGGTGTGATCGCTGATTTCGAGGTGGCGGAAGAAATGATCAAGCATTTCATCCGCAAGGTGCACAGCCGCAGCCGCTTTGCCTCTCCCCTGATCATTGTGTGTGTGCCGTCCGGCTCCACCGCGGTGGAGCGCCGGGCTATTCAGGAAAGTGCCGAAAGCGCGGGCGCGCGCCGTGTGCTGCTGATTGAGGAGCCGATGGCCGCGGCCATCGGTGCCGGTCTGCCGGTGACCGAGCCTTCAGGGAGCATGATCGTTGATATCGGTGGCGGCACGACCGAGGTTGCGGTAATCTCGCTGGGCGGGATCGTCTATGCGCGTTCGGTGCGCGTCGGTGGCGACAAGATGGATGAGGCGATCATCAATTACATCCGCCGGAATCATAACCTTTTGATCGGTGAAAGCTCGGCCGAGCGGATCAAGATGGATATCGGTGCAGCCAGCGTGCCATGGGACGATGATGATGGACCGTGGCGGCAGGTAAAGGGCCGCGATCTGATGAACGGTGTGCCGCGTGAAGTGGTGGTCAGCCAGCGCCAGATTGCCGAAAGCCTGATAGAGCCGGTGACGGCGATTGTGGAGGCCGTCAAGGTGGCGCTGGAAAACACGCCGCCGGAACTTGCAGCCGATATTGTCGATAAAGGTATTATGCTGACAGGTGGCGGCGCGCTGCTGAACCGCCTGGATCAGGTATTGAGAGATGCGACCGGCCTGCCAGTGGCGGTTGCTGAGGATCCTCTGCAATGCGTGGCGCTGGGAACAGGCCGGGCGCTGGAGGAGATGAAGCGGCTTCGCAATGTGCTGACAACGATGTATTAG